Genomic segment of Candidatus Chlorohelix allophototropha:
TTTCGCCAACCCGCAATTTCCGGGGTCACGCCGGTGACGAGAAGAAAGCGAAAGGGCGGTAGGTGAGGAAATGGAAGTAAGCGCTACAGTAAAATCCGTTCATCACTCGCCTCGCAAAGTACGCTTGGTGGTGAATCTTATTAGGGGTAAGAAGGTAGATGATGCGCTGGCAATATTAAAGCATTTACCGCAGCATTCGGCACGTGATGTAGCCGCGGTACTGCAAAGCGCCAGAGCTAATGCCGAAAATAACCTTCTTATGTCGCCAGAGAAATTGTATATCAAAGCCATCATGGCGAACGAAGGCTCCCGTCTCAAGCGGATTCATGCCAGAGCGCGTGGGCGCGCTGACCGAGTCGTAAAGCGGTTAAGCCACATTACAGTTACGGTAGAAGAGCGAGAGGAGGAGTAATTGGGACGCAAAGTTAATCCTATCGGCTTCCGGCTGGGCGTAACGAAAGACTGGCAGAGCCGCTGGTTCGCCGAAAAGGAATATACCAACTTACTGCATGAAGATATCAAGCTGCGCAAGATTATTTTCGGTCGTCTAAAGGCTGCGGCTTTGAGCAAAATCGAAATTCAACGCAGTTCGAATAACCTCGAAATCACGTTGCATACTGCCAAGCCCGGCATTGTTATCGGAAAGAGCGGGCAAGCGGTAGATCAGCTTAAGAAAGAAATCGAGGATATGACGGGTAAGAAGGTGAAGCTCAATATCGAAGAGATTCGCCAGCCTGAACTCGATGCCTATCTGGTAGCAGAAAGTATCGCTGAACAGATCGAAAAGCGCGTGAATTACAAACGTGCCATGAAACAATCGGTTACCCGCGCTATGCGCTTGGGTGCTAAAGGCATCAAAATCAAGTGCAGCGGTCGTCTGGCAGGCGCTGAAATGGCGCGAAACGCAATGGAAAAGGATGGGCGAATCCCGCTTCAAACTATCCGTGCCGATATTGATTACGGCTTGGTACACGCTTTTACCACTTACGGACGCATCGGCGTAAAAGTGTGGATTTACAAGGGTGATGTACTACCCGGCCAGATGAAGAAAGTGAACCTAATGCCGGTTCAAGCCAGCGCTGAGGAGTAATTTACCATGTTAATGCCTAAACGAACCAAATACCGCAAGCAGCATCGCGGGAGAATGACAGGCAAAGCAACCCGCGGTAATTTCATAGCCTTCGGCGAGTTTGGCTTGATGGCTCTTGAACCGGGCTGGGTTGACAGCCGCCAAATCGAGGCGACACGCCGTGCCATTACTCGTTATGTGAAGCGCGGTGGTCAAATCTGGATACGTATTTTCCCGGATAAACCGGTAACCGCCAAACCTGCCGAAACCCGCATGGGTAGCGGTAAGGGCGCGCCCGATCATTGGGTGGCAGTAGTTAAACCGGGTAGAGTTTTGTTTGAAATTGGCGGCGTTCGCCGTGAACTGGCGGAAGAGGCTATGCGCCTTGCCGGTCATAAGTTGTCGATACGAACCAAATTCGTAGACCGCCTAACTGCTCCCAAACCCGGCATTGCCGAGAAAGAAGAAGCGGAATTGGTGGATGATAGTGCTGAAGCCGGAGAGGGCGAGGAGTAGTTAAAAAATGAGAATTAATGAACTACGCGCCTTGAATGATGAGCAGCTTGCAGAACAAGTGCGAAATCTGAATATAGAACTCTTTAACCTGCGCTTTCAGTTGGCTGCTTACAAGAATCCCAGCCCGGCGCGTTTTGGTCAGGTTAAGAAGGAAATCGCCCGCATCAAAACCATTCAGCGGGAACGCGAGTTGCATAATCTGGTGGCGCAATAACAGGCTGGTAGTTGAATTTTAAGGAACGAAATGATGGCTGAAAATCTGGAACAAATTAAAGAGACAGCTTCTGCCGCTACCGAGCCGAAAAAAGTGCGTACCGCTAAGGTCGGCAAGGTAGTGAGTACCAAGATGGATAAAACCATCGTGGTGGAAGTGGAATATCTTAAAAAACATAAGTTGTATAAGAAAGCTATTCGTCGTCATACCAAATTTAAGGCGCACGACGAAGAGAACACTGCAAAGTTGGGCGATGTGGTACGAATTGAAGAGTGCCGACCTATCAGCAAGGAAAAACGTTTCCGGCTGGTGGAGATAATCGAAAGAGGAGTTGCCCTGTGATACAGCCTACTACTCGTCTCAAGGTCGCCGACAACACCGGGGCAAAAGAAGTTATGTGTATCCGGGTGATGGGTGGGAGCAGCCGCCGCTATGCGGGTATAGGCGACATTATAGTGTGCGCGATAAAATCGGCTTCACCTGGTGGTCAGGTCAAAAAAGGTCAGGTGGTAACTGCTGTAGTGGTGCGCACTAGAAAAGAATACCGCCGCCCAGATGGCAGCTATATCCGCTTCGATGATAACGCAGCGGTACTTATAAACCCTGCTACCAATAACCCGACTGGAACTCGTATATTCGGACCTGTCGCACGTGAGTTGCGCGAGAAACAATTTATGCGAATAGTCTCCCTGGCGCCGGAAGTATTATAAAGCGTATCGAGGGATAAACGGAGTAACGGAAATGGCAAAAGTGCGCAAGGGTGATACGGTACAGGTGATCACCGGGAAATATAAACAGAAACGAGGCACGGTAAAACGCGTATTGCCTGAAAGTAATAAGGTGATCGTGGAAGGCGTTAACATAGTTAAACGCCATATCAAAGCCCGCTCCCAGATACGTCAAACCGGTATCGTGGAAGTAGAAGCGCCTCTGCAAGTTAGTAATGTAATGCTGGTTTGCCCACGTTGCAATGAAGCAGTACGAATCGGCTTCCGAGAAGAGAACAACGAGAAAGTTCGTTTCTGCAAAAACTCTGCTTGCGGAGCAACTATCCCGGATGCAACTGGGTGGGTCAGACATACTGCCGACTAGGCGGGGAACTAACTTAAAAATTAAACTGGAACAATTAATTAACCCGCACAAAGACCGCTGCCCTTCACTGCCCGGTACGGGTAAGGTGGCAGGTCAACGGGGGCCGACAAGGTTACCCGAATAGGTTTGGAGTGGGAAGGAGCGTACAGTTAAAGTGGCAGATAAAGGCAAAGCAGGGGGTAAGCAACCGCCAAAGGGAGGAAAGCCGCAACAGCAGCAATCCCAGGGGTCAGCTTCCAAAGGAGCACCGAAAGGTGTTACCGTAGAAAAATCAATCGGGCATGCAGCGCAAGTACCAAATCTCAAGACTAAGTATCTCGCTGAGGTTGTACCGGCATTGATGAAGGAATTTAACTTCCAGAATGCAATGCAAGTTCCCAGAGTCAATAAAGTAATAATCAACATGGGTTTGGGTGAAGCCATTGCCAATGCCAAAGCATTGGATGCCGCAGTAAGTGACCTTACCGCGATAGTTGGGCAGAAACCAGTTGTAAACCGCGCCAAGAAAAGCATTGCCGCCTTTAAGTTAAGAGAAGGAATGCCTATCGGCGTAAGCGTGACATTACGTGGGGATCGGATGTACGAGTTCCTCGATCGCCTTATGAATATAGCACTTGCCCGTGTTCGTGACTTTACTGGAGTACCGACCAAGTCATTTGATGGGCACGGAAATTATACTCTGGGTCTGAAGGAACAAATCATCTTCCCGGAGATTGATTACGATAAAGTTGATAAACTGCGCGGTATGGAGGTGACGATTGTTACCTCTGCCACGAACGACGAAGAAGGTCAGAAGCTGCTCGGGCTTCTGGGTATGCCGTTCCGCAGATCATAAGCAGAAGGAAACCGGACAAGATGGCAAAAGAATCAATGGTTGTTAAGTCTCAACGCAAGCCGAAGTTCAAGGTCCAGGGTTATAATCGCTGCAAGATTTGCGGACGTTCCCGCGCCTATATGCGAAAATTCGGGATGTGCCGCATTTGCTTCCGCGAAAACGCTTTGAAAGGCGTTTTACCCGGTGTCAAGAAATCAAGCTGGTAGCGTAAGAGCAAAGACCGCCTCGAGAAACAGTGCCGGGCAGGAAGCCCCGCTGAGAGAAGGCTTTTAAGGGGAGTTTATAGATGAACGTAACCGATCCGATTGCGGACATGTTGACCCGAATCAGGAACGCATCCTCGGCTCGCCACTCGGAAGTAATAATGCCGAGCAGCAAGCTGAAGGTATCTATTGCAAAGATTCTGCAGGATGAAGGCTATGTCCTGAATTTTTCCGAAGAGCAGACTGAAGCAATGAAGTTGCTGAAAATACAATTGAAATACGTCGGCAGTGCCAGTGGCGGCTCCAAGCGAGCAGTTATTACTGGCATAAAGCGCGTCAGCCGTCCCGGTTTGCGCATATACGCCAAGCGTAGCGAAATCCCAAAGGTAATGAATGGCTATGGCATTGCTATAGTTAGTACTCCGCAAGGTGTAATGACCGGGCGACAGGCATGGCGCGCCGGCGTAGGCGGCGAAGTGCTGGCGTACGTCTGGTAGTTAAATAGGAGGACGGAAAAGTGTCGCGTATTGGACGCAAGCCGATAACCCTTCCCAAGGGCGTAGAGGTAAAGATTGAGGAAGGCAACCTCGTTCATGTCAAGGGGCCAAAAGGCGAATTATCCCGCCAACTGGATCCCACGATTGTCTTTGAGCGAAACGATGCCACCATCGAGGTAAAACGTCCGGATGATAGCAACAGAAGTCGCGCTATGCATGGTTTGACCCGTACTTTGCTTGACAACATGATTGTCGGAGTGAGTGCTGGCTACCGTCGTGACCTGGAAATCGCCGGCGTAGGTTACCGTGCTGTTAAAGATGGCAATGACTTGGTGCTATTACTGGGCTTCAGTCATGCTACTAAGTTGCAGCCCCCCGAGGGTATTACATACGTGGTAGAAAGTGCCACTAAAGTCTCGGTGCAGGGCATAGATAAAGAAATTGTAGGCGCTCAAGCCGCTCGTATTAGGGCGCTGCGTCCGCCGGAACCATACAAAGGCAAAGGCATTCGCTTAGCCGGTGAAGTAATTCGCCGCAAGGCTGGTAAAGCCGGTAAAGCTGGTAAGAAATAAGACTACAGGTGCAGGGTATTTGATACTCTGCCCTAATATTAGGGAGCTTGTAAAAGATTATGCGCAGAATTAGACGAGATTTGAGTCCGCGACAGCGGCGGCAGATTCGGGTGCGCAGCAAGATAAGTGGTACACCCGAAAGACCGCGCCTCAACGTCTTCCGTAGCGCCAACCACATCTACGCGCAGGTGATCGATGATTCTATCGGTCATACCCTTGTCTCAGCGAGTACGATGGATAAGGAGGCCCGCCCTGATTTTAAGGACGGTATCAACAAGACTGATGAGGCGAAACTGGTAGGAAAGATTGTAGCAGAGCGCGCCAAAGAGAAAGGCATTACCAAAGTGGTCTTTGACCGTGGCGGTTATCTTTATCACGGGCGTATTAAGGCACTGGCTGACGCCGCCCGCGAAGCCGGTTTGGACTTTTAAGGAGCGCGAATTCAGATGGCAAGAATTGATGCAAGCAAATTGAATTTGGAAGAGCGCGTGGTCCAAATCAACCGCGTGGCTAAAGTGGTAAAAGGTGGTCGCCGCTTCAGCTTTAGCTCTATGGTAGTGGTTGGCGATGGTCAAGGTTTTGTAGGCGCTGGTATCGGTAAAGCCGGTGAAGTGCCGGATAGCATTCGCAAAGGTGCTGAAGATGCTAAGAAGAACCTGATCAGAGTGCCTCTTGAGGGTTCCACCATACCACACGAAATTACCGTGAAGTTCGGCGCTAGCAAAGTAATGCTGCGACCCGCTTCTCCCGGTACTGGTGTGATTGCAGGTGGTGGGGTACGTGCCGTTCTTGAAGCCGCAGGTATCAAAGATATTCTCTCAAAGTCGCTAGGTAACAACAACCCAGTTAACACCGTGCGCGCCACTTTACTGGCACTTTCTCAATTGAAAGTGCGCAATGACGAAGAAATCAAGCGTAGCAAACCGTTCCGTACCTTCGGGCTTGGTCCTACCGATGAGAAGGTGGCAGTACCTGAGCGCAAGTTCGGTATCCTTGTGCCAGTCTCCAGCGGTAGTGATCGTGGGCCTCGCCGTGACAGAAAAGATCGTGATGGCGGTGGTCGTGGTAAACCCGGTGGTGGTGGCGGTCAACGCCGTGATGATCGTCGAGGTGGTGGAAACCGCCCTGCAGGTAGAGGCGCTCCGAGAAGTGAGAATGGGGTTAGACCTGAGTCTGAAGCTCCAAAACCTGAGACGAGTGGCGGCGAGTCTTCCGCTAATTAACAGGAATTTCGTTTTGAGGGGGTAAACATTTTGAATGTTGCCCCTTATAAACCGGAAATTACACTTGAGATAAGTTGTAAGAAATAGGTAAGCGATGGCTGATAATAAAGTGAACAATCAAGCGGAAACTACGGGTAAGACTGTTACCTTTACACTGGTAAGAAGCACTATTCGTTCGCGCGCTGATCACAAGCAAACTATTGCTTCGTTGGGTTTGCACCACTTGCGCCAGTCCAACACGCTGCCGGATAACCCGGCGGTGCGAGGCATGATTAAGTACGTGCGCCATTGGGTGAAGGTCGAAGAGTAGGTTAAGGAGTATAAACTAATGCAACAGCATGACTTAAAACCGGCTCCTGGTAGCACCTCGGCTCCCAAGCGCGTAGGTCGTGGTCACGGTTCTGGTTTGGTAAAAACCAGCGGCTTTGGTCAGAAAGGTCAAAAAGCTCGTACCGGACATCACAAAGTACCGGTCTGGTTTGAAGGCGCACCTTCTAAGGTTAACACCTTTAAGCGTACCGGTTACAAACGTGGTACTGGATTCAACAACCCAAACCGGGTTGAATATGAAGTGGTAAACCTTTCACAATTGGAAGATTGGGAAGGTGGCGAGGTCACAGTTGAAACTTTGATAGCGCGCCGCTACATACGTACTAACAAACCGGTAAAGGTGTTGGGTAGAGGCGAGATTAGCAAAGCTCTGACCGTGAGAGTTCATCGCCTGAGCGAAAGCGCAAAGCAGAAGATAACGGCTGCCGGTGGCAACTATGAGGAATTGACTCCCGCGGAGAGCGGTGAGGAAAACGCCGATTAGGTGATAAAGCATCAGGTTAAAGGATATAAAATTGCTATTAGGCAAAATCTTGTATAATAGCAAAGTTGCCTGTAGCAGACTAAATTCTGCAATCTGATGCTAAACCTAAATCCTGCGGAGGAAAATCACCAACAATGCTAAAAGCTGTTATCAAAGCATTTGGAATACCTGACCTTCGGCGGCGCATATTTTTTACGCTGGGTATTCTCGTAATCTTTAGAGTTATCGCCCACGTACCGCTGCCCGGTATTTCAAGTGAGATTAAATCTAGGCTTACAAACCTGATAAGTGGCGTTGATGCGCCGGCAGGTAGCAGCCAGGGTATCGGTAGTGTGCTGGGCTTCTTGAATATATTTTCGGGTGGTAGTCTCAGTAACTTCTCGATTGTGGCAACCGGGGTATATCCCTATATTACCGCTACAATTATTATGCAGTTGTTACAGCCGATTATACCTGCACTTGAAAACCTTTCAAAAGAAGGTGAGCGAGGGCGCGCTGTAATTAATCGCTGGCAGCATATCATTACTGTGCCGATTGCGGCAGTTACCGCCTACGGTCAAATAGTATTGCTGAAAAGCCAGAATGTAATTACCGGAACGGACGCTCAGAAACTCTCATTATTCGGTGCAAGCTCTGACTTCGGGCTAACCGTTACCGTTGTTATCTCGATGACAGCCGGAACGATGATACTAGTCTGGATGGGTGAGCTAATAACCGAATTTGGTATCGGTCAAGGTGTCTCGGTGCTTATTTTTGGAGGTATCGTCTCGAACCTACCTTCAACCCTTGTGCGTACCAGCCAGACAGGTGTTGCTCAAAACATCATCTCTATACTGATTATAGTAGTTGTAGCTTTACTATCAATTGTAGGGATTGTACTGGTTCAAGAAGGGCAGCGCAAAATACCGGTCAAGTTTCCGCGTCAAACGCAGGGCAACCGGGTTTATGGCGGTCAAAGCACCTATATACCTTTAAAGGTGAACTCAGCCGGTATGATTCCGCTGATTTTTGCCAGTAGTATTATCATATTTCCAACTACAGTGGCGGGCTTCTTCGTTCGTCCCAACCAGCCCGATGATGTGATTAGCCAAGCGGCAAACTGGGTAGTTGTGAACTTTGGTCCTAGCAGTATTCTGTATCAAGTAGTGTATTTTGGAATGGTGGTAGGTTTCACCTATTTCTATACACTCGTGCTCTTTAACCAACAAAATATTACGGAAAGTCTCCGGGACAGAGGTGGCTTCATACCGGGTTACCGACCGGGCAAACCGACCAATGACTTTTTAATGAAGGTTTTGAATCGCATAACTTTGCTGGGCGCTTTGTTCCTAGGCACAATTGCGGTGCTACCCTTCTTGCTGGGCGCTATAGTCCAGTCTCAGGTCAATACATTCTTGAGCAGCACTTCGCTCTTGATTGTGGTAGGTGTAGCTGTAGATACCATGAAACAGCTTGAAGCCCAGTTAACTATGCGCGAATATCAAGGCATACTCCGCTAGTTGTAGTGATCTTGTATAAAGGCCTGATAAAGTAGAGCTATATAAACGATAAACAGAATTTATATGTTCTTCTCTACTTTTCAGTTGTCGCCTTTCTTAAGCCTATGTTATAATAAGTGTAGCATTTCACAAAGTGCGCTTATTTAGGTTAGGCTAGCTTGCAAAGATGGAAGTTTAGGAAGGGAGCCGCATGTATATAATTTTACTTGGAGCACCAGGGGCAGGAAAAGGCACACAAGCCAAATTGTTATCGGAACGATTGGATATAGCACATGTATCCAGTGGAGACTTGTTACGCGATAACATTAAACGCGGTACAGATTTAGGCTTGCAAGCCAAAGGTTTTATGGATCGTGGCGAGTTGGTACCGGATGGAACGGTTATCAATATGATAGTAGAGCATCTGTCAACGCCTAGTTGCGTTCACGGTGCTATGTTGGATGGTTTCCCGCGTACTATCCCGCAAGCCGATGCTTTGAATGTGGCGTTGCAAAATGGCTTTAGGCAGGGCGTGACCGCAGTATTGTACATAAAGGTGGAAAACGAAGAACTGTTAAGCCGCCTTAGTGGTCGCTGGATTTGTAGGTCATGCCAAACTCCCTATCACGAAGTCTACAACGCGCCTCGCGTAAAAGGGGTGTGCGATAGTTGTGGGGGCGAGTTATACCAGCGGGAAGATGATACCCGTGCCACCGCTGAGCGCCGTTTGCAGGTTTATTTTAACCAGACGTTGCCATTGATTGACTACTATAACAAACGCGATTTGCTCATCGAGATAGACGGGCAACGTGAAGTAGAAGAAGTCAATCGAGACCTGATCACTGCTCTAAAGAAAGTGGAACAGCCGGGGGGGGTCACTGAGTCGTTGTTGGCGTAACGACTCATTGCAAGCGTCAGGCATCTGTTAAATAAAGACGATTCCGAGTTGGCGGTCTCTCTGCAAGGTGAGTAGGTGGGCCGCTATTCTTACCTGTAAAAGTAGAAATACATAAAACAGGAAAAAACAGGTGAGCAAGAAAAGAGACGTAATAGAAGTAGAAGGAAGAGTGATTGAAGCCTTACCCAACGCTATGTTCCAGGTAGAACTGGAAAAAGGTCACAAAGTGCTGGCAACGGTAAACGGAAAAATCCGTTTAAACTTCATTCGTATTTTGCCGGGTGATCGCGTTCTGGTAGAGCTATCGCCTTATGACCTAACAAGAGGGCGAATCACCTATCGCTACAAATAACAAAAATAGCAAGGGCACATGGCAACCTCGCTATGATAATAATATTGAAAATGCCATTTTGGGAATTTGCCAAGCCTACACGGGTTGTGGTATAATTTCCACTTGTCTGTATCAATAGGAAAAAATCAAAACGATATAAAGCGCTTTAAATTAGGGTGCTGTAATCGTGAAATTGAGGGAATTGAGCGATGAAGGTACGAGCATCGGTGAAGCCGCGCTGCGAAAAATGCAAAATAATCCGGCGTAAGGGAGTAGTAATGGTGATTTGTTCTACTCCTAAACATAAACAGCGGCAAGGCTAGTAAGATTTCTGGAGGATAGACCGCATGGCGAGAATTGCCGGGGTTGATTTGCCCCGCGATAAAAGAGTTGAAATAGGTCTCACCTATATTTTCGGTATCGGGCTAAAAACGAGTCAGAAAATTCTCGAAACGGCTAATATAAGCCCCGATACTAGGGTTCATACACTTACCGATGATGAAATTCATCGGTTGCGTGAGATAATCGATCGCGAGTACCGTGTAGAAGGTGACTTGCGTCGAGAAGTAAACCTGAATATTAAACGCCTGGTAGAGATTGGTTGCTATCGCGGCAAGCGCCACCGCGCCGGATTACCGGTTCGCGGACAGCGCACCCGTACTAACGCGCGTACTCGCCGTGGTGGACCTCGCCGTACCGTTGCCGGTAAGAAGAAAGCGACGAAGTAATCTAGTTTTAATAGCCAGGTGGGCTTTCCCACTGGTAGGCTGAGCTAAAGGAGCAAGGATGGCTGAGAAAAGTGGCGGTAAAAAGCGCGTTGCCAAGGTAAAACGCCGGGAACGGAAGAATGTTCCGAAGGGGCAGGCGCATATTCAATCTACTTTTAACAATACAATTGTTACTTTGACCGACCCCAAGGGAAATGTATTAGCCTGGGGTAGTGCAGGCGCAAGCGACTTTAAGGGTTCTCGGAAAAGCACCCCTTATGCCGCGCAAGTAGCCGCGGAAGGTGCTGCACGCCGGGCGATGGATCATGGCTTGCGTCAGGTAGAGGTATTTGTGAAAGGTCCGGGCTCCGGGCGTGAAGCCGCAATCCGCTCCTTGCAGGCGAGTGGTATTTCGGTGGTATCTATTACTGATGTCACCCCGATCCCACACAACGGTTGCCGCCCTCCCAAGCGCCGTCGTGTATAAGGTTGATCTGAAGCGTCTAACGAATATAAATTAGTGAGGAATAATGGCTAGATATACTGGTCCGGTCTGCAGGCTCTGCCGGCGCGAGGGTGTAAAGTTAATGCTCAAAGGGGAACGCTGCATGACTCCCAAGTGCGCCTTCGAGAATCGACAGGAAACACCCGGTGTGCACGGTGCAAAACGCCAGCGCAAACTCAGCGATTATGGCACGCAGTTGCGCGAGAAACAAAAGGCACGCCGCATTTATGGAGTGCTGGAAAAGCAATTCCGCAAACACTATGATGAAGCGCGGCGACAAACCGGCGCTACTGGTGAACGATTGCTCCAAATTTTGGAATTGCGAATGGATAACCTGATTTACCGGATGGGGTTTGCCGATTCCCGTAAGCAGGCGCGACAACTGGTTAGACATGGTCATTTTGCTATAAACGGGCACAAAACTGATATACCTTCCTATATTGCCAAAATCGGTGATACGGTTACCCTTGTCGAAAGAAGCAAGGAAAAAACCTATTTCAAGGTTGTGGCGGATAGTATTGGAAAGCATGATGCTCCGTCTTGGCTTACTCTTGACGCTAAGGGTTTAACGGGTCGAGTAGTACGGTTGCCTGAGCATGCCGAGATTGATTCGTTACTTGAGACTAACCTTATAGTTGAATATTATAGCCGCTAGTAGTCAATTGTCGGCAACCGGATTGGATATTATTTAACCCGGTTCCCCAACTAAGGAAGAGGAGGCTGGAGACCTTGTTCGATGTAGCGTTGAAGGTCGAGAATGTGGCTACTGCGGAGAATTACGGCAGGTTTAAAATTGAACCGCTGGAGCCCGGATACGGTATAACCTTGGGTAACGCCTTGCGTCGCATCCTGCTATCATCTATTCCTGGCGCGGCGATTACTTCAATCAAGATAGATGGCGTGTCTCATGAGTTTACATCGCTTCCCAATATCAAGGAAGATGTAACTGAGATTATCTTGAATGCTAAACGTATCCGTTTGCGCAGTTTTAGTGAGCGCCCGGTACGCATGAACCTGTCATTGCGGGGCGAACGGGTCGCTTGTGCTGGCGATATTGAAGCGCCGGGTCAGTTGGTTGAAATTATCAATATTGACCAACCGATTGCTACACTTGATAGCTCAGATGCCCGTTTGGATATGGAACTGACGGTTGAAAGAGGCGTAGGTTATATACCTGCGGAAAACCGTGACAATATGCCTATCGGTGTGATTCCGGTGGATGCAATTTTCACGCCTATACCGCGCGTAAATTATGTGGTCGAACACACCCGTGTTGGTCAGATGACTGATTATGACCGCCTGTTGCTGGAAGTCTGGACCGATGGTTCAATCGAACCGGGCGAGGCACTTAGCCAGGCTGCCACTATCCTGAGGCAACATAGTGAAATTATAGCCAACTTTAACCGCACCGCTGAACCGGAACGGGAACAGTTGCCCGGCGCTGGAACTATTGAACCTAAACTTTATGAAACGCCGATCGAAGACCTGAATTTGTCGGTGCGTACTTATAACTGCTTAAAGCGCAGCAATATTACTAAGGTCGGTCAAATTCTGGCGATGGACGAAAAAGATCTGTTGAGTGTTCGCAATTTCGGGCGGAAATCTTACGACGAGTTGCGAGAACAACTGATTCGACATGGCTTTATGAGT
This window contains:
- the rplV gene encoding 50S ribosomal protein L22: MEVSATVKSVHHSPRKVRLVVNLIRGKKVDDALAILKHLPQHSARDVAAVLQSARANAENNLLMSPEKLYIKAIMANEGSRLKRIHARARGRADRVVKRLSHITVTVEEREEE
- the rpsC gene encoding 30S ribosomal protein S3, whose amino-acid sequence is MGRKVNPIGFRLGVTKDWQSRWFAEKEYTNLLHEDIKLRKIIFGRLKAAALSKIEIQRSSNNLEITLHTAKPGIVIGKSGQAVDQLKKEIEDMTGKKVKLNIEEIRQPELDAYLVAESIAEQIEKRVNYKRAMKQSVTRAMRLGAKGIKIKCSGRLAGAEMARNAMEKDGRIPLQTIRADIDYGLVHAFTTYGRIGVKVWIYKGDVLPGQMKKVNLMPVQASAEE
- the rplP gene encoding 50S ribosomal protein L16 produces the protein MLMPKRTKYRKQHRGRMTGKATRGNFIAFGEFGLMALEPGWVDSRQIEATRRAITRYVKRGGQIWIRIFPDKPVTAKPAETRMGSGKGAPDHWVAVVKPGRVLFEIGGVRRELAEEAMRLAGHKLSIRTKFVDRLTAPKPGIAEKEEAELVDDSAEAGEGEE
- the rpmC gene encoding 50S ribosomal protein L29 codes for the protein MRINELRALNDEQLAEQVRNLNIELFNLRFQLAAYKNPSPARFGQVKKEIARIKTIQRERELHNLVAQ
- the rpsQ gene encoding 30S ribosomal protein S17; this encodes MMAENLEQIKETASAATEPKKVRTAKVGKVVSTKMDKTIVVEVEYLKKHKLYKKAIRRHTKFKAHDEENTAKLGDVVRIEECRPISKEKRFRLVEIIERGVAL
- the rplN gene encoding 50S ribosomal protein L14, with the translated sequence MIQPTTRLKVADNTGAKEVMCIRVMGGSSRRYAGIGDIIVCAIKSASPGGQVKKGQVVTAVVVRTRKEYRRPDGSYIRFDDNAAVLINPATNNPTGTRIFGPVARELREKQFMRIVSLAPEVL
- the rplX gene encoding 50S ribosomal protein L24 — its product is MAKVRKGDTVQVITGKYKQKRGTVKRVLPESNKVIVEGVNIVKRHIKARSQIRQTGIVEVEAPLQVSNVMLVCPRCNEAVRIGFREENNEKVRFCKNSACGATIPDATGWVRHTAD
- the rplE gene encoding 50S ribosomal protein L5, whose amino-acid sequence is MGHAAQVPNLKTKYLAEVVPALMKEFNFQNAMQVPRVNKVIINMGLGEAIANAKALDAAVSDLTAIVGQKPVVNRAKKSIAAFKLREGMPIGVSVTLRGDRMYEFLDRLMNIALARVRDFTGVPTKSFDGHGNYTLGLKEQIIFPEIDYDKVDKLRGMEVTIVTSATNDEEGQKLLGLLGMPFRRS
- a CDS encoding type Z 30S ribosomal protein S14; this encodes MAKESMVVKSQRKPKFKVQGYNRCKICGRSRAYMRKFGMCRICFRENALKGVLPGVKKSSW
- the rpsH gene encoding 30S ribosomal protein S8; the encoded protein is MNVTDPIADMLTRIRNASSARHSEVIMPSSKLKVSIAKILQDEGYVLNFSEEQTEAMKLLKIQLKYVGSASGGSKRAVITGIKRVSRPGLRIYAKRSEIPKVMNGYGIAIVSTPQGVMTGRQAWRAGVGGEVLAYVW
- the rplF gene encoding 50S ribosomal protein L6, giving the protein MSRIGRKPITLPKGVEVKIEEGNLVHVKGPKGELSRQLDPTIVFERNDATIEVKRPDDSNRSRAMHGLTRTLLDNMIVGVSAGYRRDLEIAGVGYRAVKDGNDLVLLLGFSHATKLQPPEGITYVVESATKVSVQGIDKEIVGAQAARIRALRPPEPYKGKGIRLAGEVIRRKAGKAGKAGKK
- the rplR gene encoding 50S ribosomal protein L18 — encoded protein: MRRIRRDLSPRQRRQIRVRSKISGTPERPRLNVFRSANHIYAQVIDDSIGHTLVSASTMDKEARPDFKDGINKTDEAKLVGKIVAERAKEKGITKVVFDRGGYLYHGRIKALADAAREAGLDF
- the rpmD gene encoding 50S ribosomal protein L30, producing the protein MADNKVNNQAETTGKTVTFTLVRSTIRSRADHKQTIASLGLHHLRQSNTLPDNPAVRGMIKYVRHWVKVEE
- the rplO gene encoding 50S ribosomal protein L15, whose protein sequence is MQQHDLKPAPGSTSAPKRVGRGHGSGLVKTSGFGQKGQKARTGHHKVPVWFEGAPSKVNTFKRTGYKRGTGFNNPNRVEYEVVNLSQLEDWEGGEVTVETLIARRYIRTNKPVKVLGRGEISKALTVRVHRLSESAKQKITAAGGNYEELTPAESGEENAD
- the secY gene encoding preprotein translocase subunit SecY, with the translated sequence MLKAVIKAFGIPDLRRRIFFTLGILVIFRVIAHVPLPGISSEIKSRLTNLISGVDAPAGSSQGIGSVLGFLNIFSGGSLSNFSIVATGVYPYITATIIMQLLQPIIPALENLSKEGERGRAVINRWQHIITVPIAAVTAYGQIVLLKSQNVITGTDAQKLSLFGASSDFGLTVTVVISMTAGTMILVWMGELITEFGIGQGVSVLIFGGIVSNLPSTLVRTSQTGVAQNIISILIIVVVALLSIVGIVLVQEGQRKIPVKFPRQTQGNRVYGGQSTYIPLKVNSAGMIPLIFASSIIIFPTTVAGFFVRPNQPDDVISQAANWVVVNFGPSSILYQVVYFGMVVGFTYFYTLVLFNQQNITESLRDRGGFIPGYRPGKPTNDFLMKVLNRITLLGALFLGTIAVLPFLLGAIVQSQVNTFLSSTSLLIVVGVAVDTMKQLEAQLTMREYQGILR